One genomic window of Streptomyces sp. NBC_01498 includes the following:
- a CDS encoding SigE family RNA polymerase sigma factor, with amino-acid sequence MTTPVCTSASKAASYPPYHPNSYPPAHPPAPYKSFSSYVRARGPVLLRTARSLTANPSDAEDLLQTALTKTYVAWDRIEDHRALDGYVRRALVNTRTSQWRKRKVDEFACDELPEPAGLPAPDPAEERVLHDAMWRAVMKLPDRQRAMVVLRYYEDLSEVQTAEVLGVSVGTVKSAVSRALGKLREDPELVPVR; translated from the coding sequence ATGACCACGCCTGTCTGCACGAGCGCCTCCAAGGCCGCCTCGTATCCGCCGTATCACCCGAACTCGTACCCACCGGCGCACCCACCCGCGCCGTACAAGTCCTTCTCGTCGTACGTACGGGCGCGGGGGCCCGTGCTGCTGCGGACCGCGCGCTCGCTCACCGCCAATCCGAGCGACGCCGAGGACCTCCTCCAGACCGCCCTCACCAAGACGTATGTCGCCTGGGACCGGATCGAGGACCATCGCGCCCTCGACGGGTACGTCCGCCGGGCGCTCGTCAACACCCGGACCTCGCAGTGGCGCAAGCGCAAGGTGGACGAGTTCGCCTGCGACGAGCTGCCCGAGCCGGCCGGTCTGCCCGCGCCCGACCCCGCCGAGGAGCGGGTCCTCCACGACGCCATGTGGCGCGCGGTGATGAAGCTGCCCGACCGGCAGCGGGCGATGGTCGTCCTCCGGTACTACGAGGACCTGAGCGAGGTCCAGACCGCCGAGGTGCTCGGGGTGTCCGTCGGCACGGTCAAGAGCGCGGTGTCGCGCGCACTCGGGAAGCTCCGCGAGGACCCGGAGCTGGTGCCCGTCCGCTGA
- a CDS encoding long-chain fatty acid--CoA ligase: protein MLSTMQDVPLTVTRILRHGMTIHATSQVTTWTGESEPQRRSYAEIGARAAQLAGALRDELGVTPDTRVATLMWNNAEHVEAYFAIPSMGAVLHTLNLRLPPEQLIWIVNHAADRVVIVNGSLLPLLAPLLPHLPTVEHVVVTGPGDRSLLADGDTAAQVHEYEDLIAGRPTAYDWPELDERAAAAMCYTSGTTGEPKGVVYSHRSIYLHSMQVNSAESMGLTDKDTTLVVVPQFHVNAWGLPHATFMSGISMLMPDRFLQPGPLADMIEREKPSHAAAVPTIWQGLLAEVTAKPRDLSSMTRVTIGGSACPPALMEAYDKLGVRLCHAWGMTETSPLGTTSNPPAGLTPEEEWPYRVTQGRFPVGVEARLTGPGGDTLPWDNESAGELEVRGPWIAASYYGGAGAEPLKPEDKFSEDGWLKTGDVGVISPDGYLTLTDRAKDVIKSGGEWISSVELENALMAHPDVAEAAVVAVPDEKWGERPLATVVLKEGASADYDSLKTFLAGRIAKWQLPERWAVVDAVPKTSVGKFDKKVIRKQYADGELDITRL, encoded by the coding sequence GTGCTGAGCACCATGCAGGACGTACCGCTGACTGTGACCCGCATCCTGCGCCACGGGATGACCATCCACGCGACGTCGCAGGTCACCACCTGGACCGGGGAGAGCGAGCCACAGCGCCGCAGTTACGCCGAGATCGGGGCACGCGCGGCGCAGCTCGCCGGCGCCCTGCGCGACGAACTCGGCGTCACGCCCGACACCCGTGTGGCAACCCTGATGTGGAACAACGCCGAGCACGTCGAGGCGTACTTCGCGATTCCCTCCATGGGAGCCGTCCTCCACACCCTCAATCTGCGCCTCCCGCCCGAGCAGTTGATCTGGATCGTCAACCACGCCGCCGACCGCGTCGTGATCGTGAACGGTTCCCTTCTGCCGCTTCTCGCGCCGCTGCTCCCCCATCTGCCGACCGTCGAGCACGTCGTCGTTACCGGCCCCGGTGACCGGAGCCTGCTCGCCGACGGTGACACCGCCGCCCAGGTGCACGAGTACGAGGACCTGATCGCGGGCCGCCCCACCGCGTACGACTGGCCCGAGCTGGACGAACGCGCCGCCGCCGCCATGTGCTACACCTCCGGCACGACGGGCGAGCCCAAGGGTGTCGTCTACTCGCACCGTTCGATCTATCTGCACTCGATGCAGGTCAACTCCGCCGAGTCGATGGGGCTGACCGACAAGGACACGACCCTCGTCGTCGTACCGCAGTTCCATGTGAACGCCTGGGGCCTGCCGCACGCCACCTTCATGTCGGGCATCAGCATGCTCATGCCCGACCGCTTCCTCCAGCCCGGACCGCTCGCCGACATGATCGAGCGCGAGAAGCCCTCGCACGCCGCCGCCGTGCCGACCATCTGGCAGGGACTGCTGGCCGAGGTCACCGCCAAACCGCGCGATCTGTCGTCGATGACCCGCGTCACCATCGGCGGCTCGGCCTGTCCGCCCGCGCTGATGGAGGCGTACGACAAGCTCGGCGTACGGCTCTGCCACGCCTGGGGCATGACGGAGACCTCGCCGCTCGGCACGACGTCCAACCCGCCCGCCGGACTCACCCCCGAGGAGGAGTGGCCGTACCGGGTCACCCAGGGCCGTTTCCCCGTCGGCGTCGAGGCCCGGCTGACCGGCCCCGGCGGCGACACGCTGCCGTGGGACAACGAGTCGGCCGGTGAGCTGGAGGTGCGCGGCCCCTGGATCGCCGCCTCCTACTACGGCGGCGCCGGCGCCGAACCGCTCAAGCCCGAGGACAAGTTCAGCGAGGACGGCTGGCTGAAGACGGGCGACGTCGGCGTCATCAGCCCGGACGGCTATCTCACCCTCACCGACCGCGCGAAGGACGTCATCAAGTCGGGCGGCGAGTGGATCTCCAGCGTGGAGCTGGAGAACGCGCTGATGGCGCACCCGGACGTCGCCGAGGCCGCCGTCGTCGCCGTGCCCGACGAGAAGTGGGGCGAACGGCCGCTGGCCACCGTCGTGCTGAAGGAGGGCGCGAGCGCCGACTACGACTCGCTGAAGACCTTCCTCGCCGGGAGGATCGCCAAGTGGCAGCTGCCGGAGCGGTGGGCGGTGGTGGACGCGGTGCCGAAGACGAGCGTCGGCAAGTTCGACAAGAAGGTGATCCGGAAGCAGTACGCGGACGGGGAGCTGGACATCACCCGGCTCTGA